A single genomic interval of Clupea harengus unplaced genomic scaffold, Ch_v2.0.2, whole genome shotgun sequence harbors:
- the LOC122130182 gene encoding zinc finger protein 664-like isoform X1, which produces MSGFTEPSQPLMSVKKEIKEEEFDDFLQEYLSAIQTVEEKPGMECEIKTEMYTSPTMKEEKNSPMEITDEEEFDLSEYGHYASSPTGDIQRIQSNMKGNTEEKRNKDRCHNQSNQSHLTVHMMKHTGEKPVQCSQCGGTINYISSLKEPQRIHTGERPYQCSQCEKTFSHMSQLRTHQRIHTGEKPYQCSQCGKTFRQMSNLKRHQGIHIGAKPHQCSQCGKAFNQMSNLKNHQKIHTGEKPHQCSLCGKTFNLMCNLKKHQKIHTGEKPHQCSLCGKTFSLMGNLKTHQKIHTGEKPHQCSQCGKTFSQMSDLKTHQKIHTGEKPHQCSQCGKTFGHISHLKKHEKIHTGEKPHQCSQCGKAFNQMSNLKNHQKIHTGEKPHQCSLCGKTFSHMCNLKTHQKSHTGEKPHQCSLCGKTFSLMGNLKTHQKIHTGEKPHQCSQCGKNFSRMSDLKTHQKIHTGEKPHQCSQCGKAFNQMSNLKSHQRIH; this is translated from the exons atgtctggatttaccgAACCATCACAAccgctcatgtcagtgaagaaggagataaaagaagaagaatttgatgatttcctacaagagtatttgtctgcaattcagacagtggaagaaaagcctggaatggaatgtgaaatcaagactgaaatgtacacGTCACCAaccatgaaagaagaaaagaattcaccaatggaaattacagatgaagaagaatttgatttaagTGAATATGGTCACTATGCCTCTTCTCCTACAG gagacattcaaaggatccaatctaataTGAAAGGGaacactgaggaaaaaagaaacaaagacagatgtCACAATCAGTCAAATCAATCACACCTAACCGTACATATGATgaaacatactggagaaaagccagttCAGTGTTCTCAATGTGGAGGGACCATTAATTATATATCCAGCCTCAAGGAAccccagaggatccatactggggaaaggccttatcagtgttctcagtgtgaaaagacCTTTAGCCACATGTCTCAACTTAGGACccatcagaggatccatactggagaaaagccctatcagtgttctcagtgtggaaaaacctttagacaaatgtctaatctcaagagacaccagggGATCCATATTGGGGctaagccacatcagtgttctcagtgtggaaaggctttTAATCAAATGAGTAATCTTAAAAatcaccagaagatccatactggagaaaagccacatcagtgttctctgtgtggaaaAACCTTCAACCTTATGTGTAATCTtaaaaaacaccagaagatccatactggagaaaagccacatcagtgttctctatgtggaaaaacctttagccTTATGGGTAATCTTaaaacacaccagaagatccatactggagaaaagccacatcagtgttctcagtgtggaaaaacctttagccaaatgtctgatcttaaaacacaccagaagatccatactggagaaaagccacatcagtgttctcagtgtggaaaaacctttgGCCACATATCTCATCTCAAGAAACAcgagaagatccatactggagaaaagccacatcagtgttctcagtgtggaaaggctttTAATCAAATGAGTAATCTTAAAAatcaccagaagatccatactggagaaaagccacatcagtgttctctgtgtggaaaAACCTTCAGCCATATGTGTAATCTTAAAACACACCAGAAGagccatactggagaaaagccacatcagtgttctctgtgtggaaaaacctttagccTTATGGGTAATCTTaaaacacaccagaagatccatactggagaaaagccacatcagtgttctcagtgtggtaAAAACTTTAGCCGAATGTCTGATCTTaaaacacaccagaagatccatactggagaaaagccacatcagtgttctcagtgtggaaaggcctttaaccaaatgtctaatctcaagagtcaccagaggatccattga